One Corynebacterium uterequi DNA segment encodes these proteins:
- the uxaC gene encoding glucuronate isomerase, whose translation MSTSHAANPDRLLPADPGTRDIARRLLASVEDLPIISPHGHLDPTMFTTNDPFPNPTQLLISPDHYLCRVLRSAGYEMSQLGVGGHECDPREAWRIFCSNWGLYAGTATGYWVEQEFEHVFGINPDRISGKNADDLYDELSEVLKRPDFRPRALAEEFNLEVLATTDDPLDDLAPHKELRDDASFTTRMLPTFRPDAYTKMYKPEFAANVEKLIAVAGDGKTGYEGYLQALRNRRQYFIEAGATSSDHGTHNADTTPLDADEAQRLLDKGLKGEATFEEALAFEANMTYRFAEMAQDDGLVMTLHPGVYRNHSESAFAKYGADTGHDIPFKMEYTNGLRPLLSAFGENKDFNFVIFTIDETTYSREIAPLAGYYPAVYAGAPWWFIDEIDAMNRFRQYTTGTTGFSRYSGFIDDTRAYCSIPARHNTSRRVEANYLARLVAEHRLTEDRAAEIIVDLIDASPRRVFKL comes from the coding sequence GCAAGCGTCGAGGACTTGCCGATCATCTCCCCCCACGGCCACCTCGATCCGACTATGTTCACCACGAACGACCCGTTCCCGAACCCCACGCAGCTGCTGATCTCCCCGGATCACTACCTTTGCCGCGTGCTGCGTTCGGCCGGCTACGAGATGAGCCAGCTGGGCGTCGGCGGGCACGAGTGCGACCCGCGTGAAGCCTGGCGCATCTTCTGCTCCAACTGGGGCCTTTACGCCGGCACCGCCACCGGTTACTGGGTGGAGCAGGAGTTCGAGCACGTCTTCGGTATCAACCCCGACCGTATTTCCGGGAAGAACGCCGACGACCTCTACGATGAGCTCTCCGAGGTGCTCAAGCGCCCGGACTTCCGTCCGCGCGCGCTGGCCGAGGAGTTCAACCTCGAAGTCCTGGCTACCACCGATGATCCGCTCGACGACCTGGCTCCCCACAAGGAGCTGCGCGACGACGCGTCGTTCACCACCCGCATGCTGCCGACGTTCCGCCCGGACGCGTACACCAAGATGTACAAGCCGGAGTTCGCCGCCAACGTGGAGAAGCTCATTGCCGTCGCCGGCGACGGGAAGACGGGCTACGAGGGTTACCTCCAGGCACTGCGTAACCGCCGCCAGTACTTCATCGAGGCGGGCGCTACCTCTTCTGACCACGGCACCCACAATGCCGACACCACGCCGCTCGACGCTGACGAAGCCCAGCGCCTGCTGGACAAGGGGCTTAAGGGCGAGGCCACCTTCGAGGAGGCCTTGGCGTTTGAGGCGAACATGACCTACCGCTTCGCCGAGATGGCGCAGGACGACGGCCTGGTCATGACCCTGCACCCGGGCGTGTACCGCAACCACTCGGAGTCCGCGTTCGCCAAGTATGGTGCGGACACCGGTCACGACATCCCGTTCAAGATGGAGTACACCAACGGCCTGCGCCCGCTGCTCAGCGCTTTCGGTGAGAACAAGGACTTCAACTTCGTCATCTTCACCATCGACGAGACCACCTACTCGCGCGAGATCGCCCCGCTCGCCGGTTACTACCCGGCCGTTTACGCCGGCGCTCCCTGGTGGTTCATCGATGAGATCGACGCGATGAACCGCTTCCGCCAGTACACCACCGGCACCACGGGCTTCTCCCGTTACTCCGGCTTCATCGACGACACCCGCGCCTACTGCTCCATCCCGGCGCGCCACAACACCTCCCGCCGCGTGGAGGCCAACTACCTGGCACGCCTCGTCGCCGAGCACCGCCTCACCGAGGACCGCGCCGCCGAAATCATCGTCGACCTCATCGACGCGTCCCCGAGGAGGGTCTTCAAGCTATGA
- a CDS encoding cytidylate kinase family protein, translating to MSTTTAPAKATANGQMPSHRVLTYSFGDIANNLSFMMTSMFLIVYMTDIVGLSAGAAGAIYGITKIWAGATDLFVGSQADKVNTKWGRLRPFLLFGSTPLAVVFVLLFSTPAGLSPTGALVWIFLLDAAFQLCYSLVNIPYGSLASSMTQDPVDRSKLSGSRSIASSLAGVALAWVVSPQFQDLSDVSKARTQFTYTCIILAVIAVILYLICFANSREVVPRSAGKISFGQTFSMLKQNKPLKILLLMGLFFLTSNFVFNAIAIFYVREIIGNAGFFAIVQLSLTAGTVLFASFAPTITRRFGKRNGYVLACILAIIGYTMVAVMPGGNYTLAVIAWFFLGLGTGGSNAMMFSMQADTVDYGEWKSNIRSEGGSYSILSFTRKVGQGVGGWLGGAVIGWYGYSQGVEITEHVEQGLRIATGAIPAVLAVVAALIAWFYPLSGAKHSEIIDELTERRTQASIAGSKGVDADATRVHEDSITGDGRTTLMRRAGEHNPPIITLFGQRGSGATEIGPMVADMLGVNYIDQAMSSKELSQVDKTALLSDSAFNRWMRTLSYSGTSTADLAVALDSAHNRQVAQGNVDQVLADVENGGVILGRNGALILGSVVGTLHVRLVAPMERRVERVMHKTGFSASDAAEQCEIEDRLRREISYKLHKWDPTDDEAYDLVINTASTTYKQVAELIVEMYRSKYPENVSS from the coding sequence GTGTCAACCACTACTGCCCCGGCGAAGGCCACGGCCAATGGGCAAATGCCTTCGCACCGAGTACTGACGTACTCCTTCGGCGACATCGCGAACAACCTGTCGTTCATGATGACGTCGATGTTCCTCATCGTCTACATGACGGACATCGTCGGTCTGTCCGCCGGTGCCGCCGGCGCGATCTACGGCATCACGAAGATCTGGGCCGGCGCGACCGACCTGTTCGTCGGTTCCCAGGCCGATAAGGTCAACACCAAGTGGGGCCGCCTGCGTCCCTTCCTGTTGTTCGGATCCACGCCGCTGGCCGTCGTGTTCGTCCTGCTGTTCTCCACCCCGGCCGGCCTGTCGCCGACGGGTGCGCTGGTGTGGATCTTCCTGCTCGACGCTGCGTTCCAGCTGTGCTACTCGCTGGTGAACATCCCCTACGGCTCCCTGGCGTCGTCCATGACCCAGGACCCGGTGGACCGCTCGAAGCTGTCGGGTTCGCGTTCCATCGCGTCCTCGCTCGCGGGTGTTGCGCTGGCGTGGGTCGTCTCCCCGCAGTTCCAGGACCTGTCCGACGTCTCTAAGGCCCGGACCCAGTTCACCTACACCTGCATCATCCTGGCCGTCATCGCCGTGATCCTGTACCTGATCTGCTTCGCCAACTCTCGCGAGGTGGTTCCGCGTAGCGCCGGCAAGATCTCCTTCGGCCAGACCTTCTCCATGCTGAAGCAGAACAAGCCGCTGAAGATCCTGCTCCTCATGGGCCTGTTCTTCCTCACCTCGAACTTCGTGTTCAACGCCATCGCGATCTTCTACGTCCGCGAAATCATCGGCAACGCCGGCTTCTTCGCCATCGTTCAGCTCTCGCTGACCGCCGGCACGGTCCTGTTCGCCTCCTTCGCGCCGACGATCACCCGCCGCTTCGGCAAGCGCAACGGCTACGTGCTCGCGTGCATCCTCGCCATCATCGGCTACACGATGGTCGCCGTCATGCCGGGCGGTAACTACACCCTCGCCGTTATCGCCTGGTTCTTCCTGGGCCTGGGCACCGGCGGCTCCAACGCCATGATGTTCTCCATGCAGGCGGACACCGTGGACTACGGCGAGTGGAAGTCCAACATCCGCTCCGAGGGTGGTTCCTACTCGATCCTGTCCTTCACCCGTAAGGTCGGCCAGGGCGTCGGCGGCTGGCTCGGCGGCGCGGTTATCGGCTGGTACGGCTACTCCCAGGGCGTGGAGATCACCGAACACGTCGAGCAGGGCCTGCGCATCGCTACCGGTGCCATCCCGGCCGTGCTCGCCGTGGTGGCCGCGCTCATCGCGTGGTTCTACCCGCTCAGTGGCGCCAAGCACTCCGAGATCATTGACGAGCTCACGGAGCGCCGCACCCAGGCCTCCATCGCTGGGTCCAAGGGCGTCGACGCGGACGCGACCCGCGTGCACGAGGATTCCATCACCGGTGACGGCCGCACCACCCTCATGCGCCGCGCCGGCGAGCACAACCCGCCGATCATCACCCTGTTCGGTCAGCGCGGTTCCGGCGCCACCGAGATTGGCCCGATGGTCGCCGATATGCTCGGCGTCAACTACATCGACCAGGCGATGAGCTCCAAGGAGCTGTCGCAGGTGGACAAGACCGCCCTGCTGTCTGACTCCGCCTTCAACCGTTGGATGCGCACACTGTCCTACTCTGGCACCTCCACCGCCGACCTAGCGGTGGCCCTGGACTCGGCACACAACCGTCAGGTGGCCCAGGGCAACGTCGACCAGGTTCTTGCCGACGTGGAAAACGGCGGCGTCATTCTCGGCCGCAATGGTGCCCTCATCCTCGGTTCCGTGGTGGGCACCCTGCACGTCCGCCTGGTGGCTCCGATGGAGCGCCGCGTCGAGCGCGTCATGCACAAGACCGGCTTCAGCGCGTCGGACGCCGCTGAGCAGTGTGAGATCGAGGATCGTCTGCGTCGCGAGATCTCCTACAAGCTGCACAAGTGGGATCCGACCGACGACGAGGCCTACGACCTCGTTATCAACACCGCTTCCACCACGTACAAGCAGGTTGCTGAGCTCATCGTTGAGATGTACCGCTCCAAGTACCCGGAGAACGTCTCCTCCTAG
- a CDS encoding gluconokinase, with the protein MATSALSPVHIVVMGVSGAGKSTIGEMLSERLGVPFRDGDDLHPESNIAKMAQGIALTDEDRWPWLGLVGSWLRDNPAGGVIGCSSLKRSYRDRIREAAPDAIFIHVHGDEELLYSRMSTRDRHFMPTSLLDSQLATLEPLADDEAGTVIDIDDTRENIVANAYNWLANER; encoded by the coding sequence ATGGCCACGTCCGCACTGTCTCCCGTCCACATCGTCGTCATGGGTGTCTCCGGCGCCGGTAAGTCCACCATCGGCGAGATGCTCTCCGAGCGGCTTGGGGTGCCCTTCCGTGACGGTGACGACCTCCACCCGGAGTCCAACATCGCCAAGATGGCGCAGGGCATCGCCCTGACCGACGAGGACCGCTGGCCGTGGCTTGGCCTCGTCGGTTCGTGGCTGCGCGACAACCCGGCTGGCGGCGTCATCGGCTGCTCCTCGCTCAAGCGCTCCTACCGGGACCGCATCCGCGAGGCCGCCCCCGACGCCATCTTCATCCACGTCCACGGTGACGAAGAGCTGCTCTACTCGCGCATGTCTACCCGCGACCGCCACTTCATGCCCACCAGCCTCCTCGATTCGCAGCTCGCCACCCTGGAGCCGCTCGCCGACGACGAAGCCGGAACCGTCATCGATATCGACGACACTCGAGAGAACATTGTGGCCAACGCCTACAACTGGTTGGCCAACGAACGCTAA
- a CDS encoding DUF3618 domain-containing protein, protein MARSIDDIQRDIERTRNQLASTLDELTDRSKPANLAADAKRGATDKLKDPTVQKVLAGVGVVVVGAIVLSITAARKKKKDLGEIRRLLAERIDL, encoded by the coding sequence GTGGCTCGTAGCATCGATGACATCCAGCGGGACATTGAGCGGACCCGCAACCAGCTCGCTTCCACTCTTGACGAGCTGACCGACCGCTCCAAGCCCGCCAACCTGGCGGCTGACGCCAAGCGTGGCGCCACCGATAAGCTCAAGGACCCGACGGTGCAGAAGGTGCTTGCCGGCGTGGGCGTCGTCGTAGTGGGTGCCATTGTTCTCAGCATCACTGCCGCTCGCAAGAAGAAGAAGGACCTGGGCGAGATTCGCCGCCTGCTGGCTGAGCGAATCGACCTTTAG
- the acpS gene encoding holo-ACP synthase AcpS has protein sequence MSIGIDAVNIPAFAEQLRAPGTTFSEVFSARELRLARSRPDYAAHLAGRWAAKEAFIKAWSQRMYGTAPVMGRDDVHFCEIEVVADPWGRVAIELSGDVAEAVSGCLGPVETALSISHDGDYAVAVCQLLAAGRG, from the coding sequence ATGAGCATTGGGATCGATGCGGTGAACATCCCCGCCTTCGCGGAGCAACTCCGCGCACCCGGCACCACCTTCTCCGAGGTTTTTAGCGCGCGGGAGCTAAGGCTGGCGCGCAGCCGCCCGGACTATGCTGCCCATCTGGCCGGCCGCTGGGCCGCTAAGGAAGCCTTCATTAAGGCCTGGTCGCAGCGGATGTATGGCACGGCGCCGGTGATGGGCCGCGACGACGTCCACTTCTGCGAGATCGAGGTCGTCGCCGACCCGTGGGGTCGGGTGGCCATCGAGCTCAGCGGCGACGTTGCCGAGGCCGTGAGCGGCTGCCTCGGGCCGGTGGAGACGGCGCTGAGCATTTCCCACGACGGCGATTACGCGGTGGCGGTCTGCCAGCTGCTGGCCGCCGGCCGAGGTTAA
- a CDS encoding HNH endonuclease domain-containing protein: MRECKECKTVKELECFSLLNKEKGYRRHVCRDCRNKARREKKIQNRLYDGARRAREKGKRVYPFTAEEWEKNLAVKYGVSPLECFYTGRPLQLDDPSAPGFLHLDHVKPLSASRSTHSINNVVPTSAEFNGWKSGKRAVVAVITAPEGLRGVKRWDGPVDDMGNPIVPVLTAWFSQDGKQLSKWTALKVKSVSRPIEDDNTGPLDAGTDNDGTLGAA, translated from the coding sequence ATGCGGGAATGTAAAGAATGTAAAACGGTTAAGGAACTGGAGTGTTTCAGTTTATTAAATAAAGAGAAGGGGTATCGCCGTCATGTGTGTAGGGATTGCCGTAATAAGGCCAGGCGGGAGAAGAAGATTCAGAACCGGCTGTATGATGGGGCGCGTAGGGCACGCGAGAAGGGTAAGCGGGTGTACCCGTTTACTGCTGAGGAGTGGGAGAAGAACCTAGCGGTAAAGTATGGTGTTAGCCCGCTGGAGTGTTTCTATACGGGTAGGCCGTTACAGTTGGATGATCCTAGCGCGCCTGGTTTTTTGCACCTGGATCATGTAAAGCCGTTGTCTGCTAGCCGGTCTACTCATTCGATCAATAATGTGGTTCCTACGTCGGCTGAGTTTAACGGCTGGAAAAGTGGTAAGCGTGCCGTGGTTGCGGTTATTACCGCCCCCGAGGGGTTAAGGGGGGTTAAGCGCTGGGACGGGCCTGTGGATGATATGGGTAACCCTATTGTTCCTGTGTTGACTGCCTGGTTCAGCCAGGATGGTAAGCAGTTGAGTAAGTGGACTGCCTTGAAGGTGAAAAGTGTTTCCCGGCCTATTGAGGATGATAATACCGGCCCCCTTGATGCCGGTACGGACAATGACGGCACTCTGGGGGCTGCCTAG
- a CDS encoding IS3 family transposase (programmed frameshift), translating to MSVTMATRKTYTPEYRREAARLVLDTGRPISVVAKELNINASLLSRWVKKERQPSDPATHQAEVLDADERAELLRLRKQVAELKLDNEFFGKSSSLLRVEATKVERFQLMAQEKANYSICRMARLLQVSRSGYYKWASQQRLKAAGDDPRDMQRAALDASVLRSWTQSHQTYGAPRITADLRGMGLVVDKKTVAKSMRRLGIEGISPRSWTPARRVPGVARHQIPDRVERVFDTGELNKVWISDITYLRTGEGWLYLCAVRDGCSRRVLGWAMDAHQSTDLVERALRMAHTLRGEVAEGVVFHADRGTQFTSDQLYRVCQELGIAQSVGRTGVCFDNAMAESFWATLKTEFYQRRRWRTRDQARRAVAGWIEGFYNRQRRHSSLGGLPPVSFENNYHLEKESASGRAA from the exons ATGTCTGTCACTATGGCAACGAGGAAGACCTACACCCCGGAATACCGGCGCGAAGCCGCCCGATTGGTTCTTGATACCGGCCGCCCGATCTCGGTGGTAGCCAAGGAACTCAACATCAACGCCTCCCTGTTGAGCCGGTGGGTGAAGAAAGAACGCCAGCCCAGCGACCCAGCCACACACCAGGCTGAGGTACTCGACGCCGACGAACGCGCAGAACTGCTACGCCTGCGTAAACAGGTCGCCGAGCTCAAGCTTGATAACGAGTTTT TTGGGAAAAGCAGCAGCCTTCTTCGCGTCGAAGCAACAAAAGTAGAACGCTTCCAGCTGATGGCGCAGGAGAAGGCCAACTACAGCATCTGCCGCATGGCCAGGCTTTTGCAGGTCTCCCGCTCGGGCTACTACAAGTGGGCGAGCCAGCAAAGGCTCAAAGCTGCCGGTGATGACCCTCGTGACATGCAGCGCGCCGCGCTTGATGCCAGCGTGCTGAGGTCCTGGACCCAGTCCCACCAGACCTACGGAGCACCGCGGATCACCGCTGATCTACGTGGCATGGGCCTGGTGGTGGATAAGAAAACGGTAGCCAAGTCGATGCGCAGGCTGGGCATTGAAGGCATCTCACCGCGATCATGGACTCCGGCTCGGCGAGTACCCGGTGTAGCACGGCACCAGATCCCAGATCGGGTGGAACGAGTCTTTGACACCGGGGAACTGAATAAGGTGTGGATCTCCGATATCACGTATCTGCGTACCGGGGAGGGTTGGCTGTATCTGTGTGCGGTCCGTGATGGGTGTTCTCGCCGGGTGCTAGGGTGGGCGATGGACGCGCACCAGAGCACTGACCTGGTGGAACGGGCCCTTCGGATGGCGCACACCTTGCGTGGCGAGGTGGCTGAGGGTGTGGTGTTTCACGCTGATCGTGGCACCCAGTTCACCAGTGATCAGCTGTACCGTGTGTGCCAGGAACTCGGGATCGCTCAGTCGGTGGGACGTACTGGAGTGTGTTTTGATAACGCGATGGCTGAATCGTTTTGGGCGACGCTAAAAACGGAGTTCTACCAGCGGCGACGGTGGCGTACCCGGGATCAAGCTCGTCGTGCGGTGGCGGGTTGGATCGAGGGGTTTTACAACCGGCAACGGCGTCATTCGTCGTTGGGTGGTCTCCCACCTGTCAGTTTCGAAAATAATTACCACTTGGAGAAGGAGTCGGCCTCAGGCCGCGCTGCTTAA
- a CDS encoding AAA family ATPase, whose translation MGSIKQHREQRGGFEQWLYPGLVCDSFTMIQGKAKQGKSLLAANLVASFSTGRSFLGVECSRPDSSRDVLIVGTEANLVAEYGERVTELGGDVDRVQIVPMLPGQELHYVWELKAVYGHLGLVVVDNTSGYVTDEGQNSDTSATVIKRLFQPLVMAGVPVVLIHHFNKSGRSMGSEQYRGMGRFFLDCKRTRDGIRVTRDGGNFASLDPLELSLAGFELSTGGVSASPARRVDDPALGAMARLAVMAPGGNKSAVARYVADRLKAEGVVGTKGAPYSEGAVRQKLRRMEQSENSTLTCGVTLE comes from the coding sequence GTGGGGTCGATTAAGCAGCATCGGGAGCAGCGGGGTGGTTTTGAGCAGTGGCTGTACCCTGGCCTGGTGTGTGATTCTTTCACCATGATACAGGGTAAAGCGAAACAGGGTAAGTCGTTGTTGGCCGCTAATCTGGTGGCTAGTTTTTCTACTGGTAGGTCGTTTCTGGGTGTGGAGTGTTCTAGGCCGGATAGTAGCCGGGATGTCCTTATAGTGGGTACCGAGGCTAATCTAGTTGCCGAGTATGGGGAGCGTGTCACTGAGCTGGGTGGTGACGTTGATCGTGTTCAGATTGTTCCTATGCTGCCTGGCCAGGAATTGCACTACGTGTGGGAGCTTAAGGCCGTGTATGGTCACCTAGGCCTGGTTGTGGTGGATAACACCAGTGGGTATGTGACTGATGAGGGGCAGAATAGTGACACGTCGGCTACAGTGATTAAGCGACTTTTCCAACCCCTGGTTATGGCTGGTGTTCCCGTGGTGTTGATTCATCATTTCAATAAGTCGGGTAGGAGTATGGGTAGTGAGCAGTACCGGGGTATGGGCCGGTTCTTCCTTGACTGTAAGCGTACCCGTGATGGTATCCGGGTTACCCGTGATGGTGGTAATTTTGCCAGCCTAGACCCGCTAGAACTGTCTCTGGCCGGTTTTGAGTTGTCTACTGGTGGGGTGTCGGCTAGCCCGGCGCGCCGGGTGGATGATCCGGCGCTGGGTGCTATGGCCCGGCTGGCTGTCATGGCCCCTGGTGGGAATAAGTCTGCTGTCGCCAGGTATGTCGCTGACCGCCTTAAGGCAGAAGGGGTGGTGGGTACTAAGGGGGCCCCGTATTCCGAGGGTGCGGTACGGCAGAAGTTACGGCGTATGGAACAGTCCGAGAACAGTACTCTCACGTGTGGGGTTACCCTCGAGTAG
- a CDS encoding isochorismatase family protein produces MTRPTLIVVDVQNDFCHGSLATERGGAVASLISDHLAAHRERYEHVVVTKDWHIDPGEHFSPEPDYVDTWPVHCVAGSDGAALHDALADLRPDAVFTKGEYSAAYSGFEGSSNSVSLAAWLRERGVTDLVVCGIATDHCVRATAADGLREGFAVTVLTHLCAPVSEERGAQALKELAAAGAQVQP; encoded by the coding sequence ATGACTCGCCCCACGCTGATCGTCGTCGATGTTCAAAACGATTTCTGCCACGGCTCCCTCGCCACCGAGCGAGGCGGGGCCGTGGCATCGTTGATTTCCGACCACCTCGCCGCCCACCGAGAACGCTACGAGCACGTCGTCGTGACCAAGGACTGGCACATCGACCCCGGAGAACACTTCTCCCCCGAGCCCGACTACGTCGATACGTGGCCGGTGCACTGCGTCGCCGGTTCCGACGGGGCGGCCCTCCACGACGCCCTGGCGGATCTGCGCCCCGATGCGGTGTTCACCAAGGGTGAGTACTCCGCCGCGTACTCCGGATTCGAAGGCTCAAGCAACAGCGTCAGCCTCGCCGCCTGGCTGCGCGAGCGCGGAGTAACGGACCTGGTGGTGTGCGGTATCGCCACCGATCATTGCGTGCGCGCCACCGCCGCCGACGGGCTCCGGGAGGGCTTTGCCGTCACTGTCCTGACGCACTTGTGCGCCCCGGTCTCTGAGGAGCGGGGCGCACAGGCGCTGAAGGAGCTAGCCGCAGCCGGGGCGCAGGTCCAGCCCTAG
- the bcp gene encoding thioredoxin-dependent thiol peroxidase, with protein sequence MTDPSRLVVGDPAPAFTLPADSGDDVSLTDYAGRRVLVYFYPRANTPGCTKEACDFRDSLALLNDAGIDVLGISPDPVAKLAAFRSSQELNFPLLSDEDKSVMTAYGAFGEKKNYGKVVQGVIRSTFLVEADGTIGLAKYNVKATGHVARILKELDL encoded by the coding sequence ATGACTGATCCCTCCCGCCTCGTAGTCGGCGACCCGGCTCCGGCCTTCACGCTGCCCGCCGATTCTGGCGACGACGTTAGCCTCACCGACTACGCCGGCCGCCGCGTCCTCGTCTACTTCTATCCCCGAGCCAACACCCCCGGATGTACGAAGGAAGCGTGCGACTTCCGCGACAGCCTCGCGCTGCTCAACGACGCCGGCATCGACGTCCTCGGTATTTCCCCCGACCCGGTGGCGAAGCTGGCAGCCTTCCGCAGTAGCCAAGAGCTGAACTTCCCGCTGCTCTCCGATGAGGATAAATCGGTGATGACGGCCTACGGCGCCTTCGGTGAGAAGAAGAACTACGGCAAGGTGGTTCAGGGAGTTATCCGTTCGACGTTCCTCGTCGAGGCCGATGGCACCATCGGGCTCGCCAAGTACAACGTCAAGGCCACCGGCCACGTCGCGCGGATTCTCAAGGAACTCGATCTTTAA
- a CDS encoding mannitol dehydrogenase family protein, which yields MSQPLNRSTYDAAPAAPVRLVHLGLGAFHRAHQVWYTAKAEADPKNPQFGYCSFTGRSPRMSDKLTAQDSLYTLVTRSGESDSPEVIETIVEAQPAANIERLAELIASKDLVAVTLTVTEAGYHLAEGLKLDTDSADVQADIAALKADITKVDTLATAAGKIVYGLAARRAAGNGGLAIMSCDNIAANGATARASVLSLANEVDPELKAWIEENVTFPSSSIDRITPATEDSLIDDVEKATGFRDEAPVVTEPFASWVIEGEFPNGRPDWEKAGAQFVEDIEQFENRKLWLLNGSHSLMAYYGQLRGHATVAEAIGDEDVRARVNALWDEAANHLTAEGLDIPGYRDALIERFENPRIRHNLAQIGIDGGTKQRMRAVPIMKAELADGRDGDGAAFSIAGWIAYLLRDGGNEEIKDTRADDLDAARKADDPVAALVAALDEELAANEDALARIRAHVESLTD from the coding sequence ATGAGCCAGCCGCTGAATCGTTCTACTTACGACGCCGCCCCGGCCGCCCCGGTCCGCCTGGTGCACCTGGGTCTCGGTGCCTTCCACCGCGCCCACCAGGTGTGGTACACCGCTAAGGCGGAAGCCGATCCGAAGAACCCGCAGTTCGGTTACTGCTCGTTCACCGGTCGTAGCCCGCGCATGTCCGACAAGCTGACCGCGCAGGATTCGCTGTACACCCTCGTCACCCGTTCTGGTGAGAGCGACTCTCCGGAGGTCATCGAGACCATTGTCGAGGCCCAGCCGGCCGCGAACATCGAGCGCTTGGCCGAACTCATTGCGTCGAAGGATCTCGTCGCCGTCACCCTCACCGTCACTGAGGCCGGCTACCACCTCGCCGAGGGCCTGAAGCTGGACACGGATTCCGCCGACGTCCAGGCCGACATCGCCGCGCTGAAGGCTGACATCACCAAGGTCGACACCCTGGCTACCGCCGCGGGCAAGATTGTGTACGGCCTCGCCGCTCGTCGTGCCGCCGGCAACGGTGGCCTGGCCATCATGAGCTGCGACAACATCGCAGCCAACGGCGCCACCGCCCGCGCATCTGTGCTCAGCCTCGCCAACGAGGTTGATCCTGAGCTCAAGGCGTGGATCGAGGAGAACGTCACCTTCCCGTCGAGCTCTATCGACCGCATCACCCCCGCCACGGAGGACTCCCTGATCGACGACGTCGAGAAGGCGACCGGCTTCCGCGACGAGGCGCCGGTGGTCACCGAGCCCTTCGCTTCCTGGGTTATCGAGGGCGAGTTCCCCAACGGCCGTCCCGACTGGGAGAAGGCCGGTGCCCAGTTCGTCGAGGACATCGAGCAGTTTGAGAACCGCAAGCTGTGGCTGCTCAACGGCTCGCACTCCCTCATGGCGTACTACGGCCAGCTGCGCGGTCACGCGACCGTCGCCGAGGCGATTGGTGACGAGGACGTCCGCGCCCGCGTCAACGCCCTGTGGGACGAGGCCGCGAACCACCTCACCGCCGAGGGCCTGGACATCCCGGGGTACCGCGACGCGCTCATCGAGCGCTTCGAGAACCCGCGGATCCGCCACAACCTCGCTCAGATTGGCATTGATGGCGGCACCAAGCAGCGCATGCGCGCCGTGCCGATCATGAAGGCCGAGCTGGCCGACGGTCGCGACGGCGACGGGGCTGCGTTCTCCATCGCCGGCTGGATCGCTTACCTCCTGCGCGACGGTGGCAACGAAGAGATCAAGGACACTCGTGCCGACGACCTCGACGCCGCCCGCAAGGCCGACGATCCGGTGGCTGCGCTCGTCGCCGCCCTGGACGAGGAGCTTGCTGCCAACGAAGATGCCCTCGCCCGCATCCGTGCTCACGTTGAGTCACTGACGGACTAG